In a single window of the Rhopalosiphum padi isolate XX-2018 chromosome 1, ASM2088224v1, whole genome shotgun sequence genome:
- the LOC132931844 gene encoding uncharacterized protein LOC132931844, producing the protein MMIPHLSFQTSLIFATAVIYVLISLVSNANGQINCYECTVHAPEQYMNRTARLCSKFDGSDHYKVHCPNSTYCMKKSFQLELQAGKIVKGNVRGCAPQKYDYQVYKNGSWKVESAIEYDSFKKGCYSGNDDQLRTAETQFCYCDDNLCNNAKQTTNFSSHTDTIAVIIIYNIMRFLKTHTQPA; encoded by the exons ATGATGATCCCTCATCTATCATTCCAGACTAGTTTGATTTTCGCTACCGCCGTCATTTACGTATTGATTTCCCTGGTGTCCA atgctAATGGTCAAATAAATTGCTATGAGTGTACAGTACATGCACCAGAACAGTACATGAACCGAACGGCCAGACTGTGTTCGAAGTTTGATGGATCCGATCATTACAAAGTACACTGTCCAAATTCTACATATTGCATGAAAAAATCGTTTCAACTCGAACTACAGGCCGGAA aaaTCGTAAAAGGAAATGTGAGGGGGTGTGCGCCGCAAAAATACGATTATCAAGTTTACAAAAACGGGTCGTGGAAAGTCGAGTCAGCCATCGAATACGATTCGTTTAAAAAAGGATGCTATTCCGGCAACGATGACCAACTAAGGACAGCGGAAACGCAGTTCTGCTACTGTGACGATAACCTTTGCAACAACGCCAAACAGACGACGAACTTTTCCAGTCACACGGATACGATTGCCGTGATCATCATTTACAACATCATGAGGTTTCTAAAAACCCACACGCAACCGGCGTAA